Genomic DNA from Flavobacterium sp. N502540:
ACGGGCGATATGTAAAAGTTGCTTCTTTGTTGATTATGATGTATGGATTAGGAGAAGGGATAGGCTCCGGTTTGTTTAAAGCGGATATCATAAACGGTAAAAGGACTTTCTCTTTTCTTTTACATGATATTGCAGGAGGTGTCGGAATTATTGCTGCAGTATTGTTGCCTTTAGTAATGTGCAGAGTGATTTCAAAAGGAAACAATCCCGGGTTTTACCGTTTTTCATGGATCATTTTTATCATTGGCGGTATTACACTGTTGTGCTTTGGGATTCGTTTTCCTTCTGAGGCAGGTGATTTTATTGCTTTATGCAAAGGATTATGGCAAAGGCTTTTTCTGCTGAATCTGTATGTTTATTTTATTGCAATTTCGGTCATAATGTATAATAGGAAAACTATAATTTAAGATTTCGTAATGTTAAAAAACAATCAAGATGAACAAAGTCGTAACACTTCTTCTGTCGGTTTTTATTTTTGGGACTAATGTTTATGCCGTAACAACAGATACTTTAAGGGTTGGAGCATTTGGAAAAATTATGAT
This window encodes:
- a CDS encoding DUF998 domain-containing protein translates to MKAGKTVPFNWVRVSAVICIITCISDFVVLFVLGRCYQEYSQLQNTISSLGATISPVSKLISAWWILIGIVFIFFGVLFRKAFDKDGRYVKVASLLIMMYGLGEGIGSGLFKADIINGKRTFSFLLHDIAGGVGIIAAVLLPLVMCRVISKGNNPGFYRFSWIIFIIGGITLLCFGIRFPSEAGDFIALCKGLWQRLFLLNLYVYFIAISVIMYNRKTII